In the genome of Neofelis nebulosa isolate mNeoNeb1 chromosome 8, mNeoNeb1.pri, whole genome shotgun sequence, one region contains:
- the ACVR1B gene encoding activin receptor type-1B isoform X3 — translation MAESAGASSFFPVVLLLLAGSGGSGPRGIQALQCACTSCLQANYTCETDGACMVSIFNLDGMEHHVRTCIPKVELVPAGKPFYCLSSEDLRNTHCCYTDFCNRIDLRVPSGHLKESEHPSMWGPVELVGIIAGPVFLLFLIIIIVFLVINYHQRVYHNRQRLDMEDPSCEMCLSKDKTLQDLVYDLSTSGSGSGLPLFVQRTVARTIVLQEIIGKGRFGEVWRGRWRGGDVAVKIFSSREERSWFREAEIYQTVMLRHENILGFIAADNKDCWFLILLWGFVTASAAPRLKRLRLKHKGRKRRENCILPLHNGTWTQLWLVSDYHEHGSLFDYLNRYTVTIEGMIKLALSAASGLAHLHMEIVGTQGKPGIAHRDLKSKNILVKKNGMCAIADLGLAVRHDAVTDTIDIAPNQRVGTKRYMAPEVLDETINMKHFDSFKCADIYALGLVYWEIARRCNSGGVHEEYQLPYYDLVPSDPSIEEMRKVVCDQKLRPNIPNWWQSYEALRVMGKMMRECWYANGAARLTALRIKKTLSQLSVQEDVKI, via the exons CTCTGCAGTGTGCATGTACCAGCTGCCTCCAGGCCAACTACACGTGTGAAACAGATGGGGCCTGCATGGTTTCCATTTTCAACCTGGATGGGATGGAGCACCACGTGCGCACCTGCATCCCCAAAGTGGAGCTGGTCCCCGCCGGGAAACCCTTCTACTGCCTCAGCTCTGAGGACCTCCGCAACACCCACTGCTGCTATACTGACTTCTGCAACAGGATCGACCTTAGGGTGCCCAGTG GTCACCTCAAGGAGTCTGAGCACCCTTCCATGTGGGGCCCCGTGGAGCTGGTAGGCATTATTGCTGGCCCAGTGTTCCTCCTGtttctcatcatcatcattgttttCCTTGTCATTAACTATCATCAGCGTGTCTATCACAACCGCCAGAGACTGGATATGGAAGATCCCTCGTGTGAGATGTGTCTCTCCAAAGACAAGACGCTCCAGGATCTTGTCTACGATCTCTCCACATCAGGGTCTGGTTCAG GGTTGCCCCTTTTTGTCCAGCGTACAGTGGCCCGAACCATCGTTTTACAGGAGATTATTGGCAAGGGCCGGTTTGGGGAAGTGTGGCGTGGCCGCTGGAGGGGTGGCGATGTCGCGGTGAAGATTTTCTCTTCTCGTGAAGAACGGTCTTGGTTCCGGGAAGCAGAGATCTACCAGACAGTCATGCTGCGCCATGAAAACATCCTTGGATTTATTGCTGCTGACAATAAAG ACTGCTGGTTCCTCATATTGCTGTGGGGGTTTGTAACGGCCTCAGCTGCCCCCAGGCTGAAGAGGCTCAGACTCAAacacaagggaagaaagagaagagagaattgtATACTCCCTCTGC ATAATGGCACCTGGACACAGCTGTGGCTCGTCTCAGACTACCATGAGCATGGCTCCCTGTTTGATTATCTTAACCGGTACACGGTGACAATCGAGGGGATGATTAAGCTGGCCTTGTCTGCGGCTAGTGGGTTAGCCCACCTGCACATGGAGATTGTGGGTACCCAAG GGAAGCCTGGAATTGCTCATCGAGACTTAAAATCAAAGAACATCCTGGTGAAGAAAAATGGCATGTGCGCCATTGCAGACCTGGGCCTGGCTGTCCGCCATGATGCGGTCACTGACACCATTGACATTGCCCCAAATCAGAGGGTGGGAACCAAACG ATACATGGCCCCCGAAGTACTCGATGAGACCATTAATATGAAGCACTTTGACTCTTTCAAATGCGCCGATATCTACGCGCTCGGCCTTGTGTATTGGGAGATTGCTCGAAGATGCAATTCTGGAG gaGTCCATGAAGAGTATCAGCTACCATATTATGACTTAGTGCCCTCTGACCCTTCCATTGAGGAAATGCGAAAGGTTGTATGTGACCAGAAGCTACGTCCCAACATCCCCAACTGGTGGCAGAGTTACGAG GCACTGCGGGTGATGGGGAAGATGATGCGAGAGTGCTGGTACGCCAACGGCGCGGCCCGCCTGACTGCCCTGCGCATTAAGAAGACCCTCTCACAGCTCAGCGTGCAGGAAGACGTGAAGATCTaa
- the ACVR1B gene encoding activin receptor type-1B isoform X1 encodes MAESAGASSFFPVVLLLLAGSGGSGPRGIQALQCACTSCLQANYTCETDGACMVSIFNLDGMEHHVRTCIPKVELVPAGKPFYCLSSEDLRNTHCCYTDFCNRIDLRVPSGHLKESEHPSMWGPVELVGIIAGPVFLLFLIIIIVFLVINYHQRVYHNRQRLDMEDPSCEMCLSKDKTLQDLVYDLSTSGSGSGLPLFVQRTVARTIVLQEIIGKGRFGEVWRGRWRGGDVAVKIFSSREERSWFREAEIYQTVMLRHENILGFIAADNKDNGTWTQLWLVSDYHEHGSLFDYLNRYTVTIEGMIKLALSAASGLAHLHMEIVGTQGKPGIAHRDLKSKNILVKKNGMCAIADLGLAVRHDAVTDTIDIAPNQRVGTKRYMAPEVLDETINMKHFDSFKCADIYALGLVYWEIARRCNSGGVHEEYQLPYYDLVPSDPSIEEMRKVVCDQKLRPNIPNWWQSYEALRVMGKMMRECWYANGAARLTALRIKKTLSQLSVQEDVKI; translated from the exons CTCTGCAGTGTGCATGTACCAGCTGCCTCCAGGCCAACTACACGTGTGAAACAGATGGGGCCTGCATGGTTTCCATTTTCAACCTGGATGGGATGGAGCACCACGTGCGCACCTGCATCCCCAAAGTGGAGCTGGTCCCCGCCGGGAAACCCTTCTACTGCCTCAGCTCTGAGGACCTCCGCAACACCCACTGCTGCTATACTGACTTCTGCAACAGGATCGACCTTAGGGTGCCCAGTG GTCACCTCAAGGAGTCTGAGCACCCTTCCATGTGGGGCCCCGTGGAGCTGGTAGGCATTATTGCTGGCCCAGTGTTCCTCCTGtttctcatcatcatcattgttttCCTTGTCATTAACTATCATCAGCGTGTCTATCACAACCGCCAGAGACTGGATATGGAAGATCCCTCGTGTGAGATGTGTCTCTCCAAAGACAAGACGCTCCAGGATCTTGTCTACGATCTCTCCACATCAGGGTCTGGTTCAG GGTTGCCCCTTTTTGTCCAGCGTACAGTGGCCCGAACCATCGTTTTACAGGAGATTATTGGCAAGGGCCGGTTTGGGGAAGTGTGGCGTGGCCGCTGGAGGGGTGGCGATGTCGCGGTGAAGATTTTCTCTTCTCGTGAAGAACGGTCTTGGTTCCGGGAAGCAGAGATCTACCAGACAGTCATGCTGCGCCATGAAAACATCCTTGGATTTATTGCTGCTGACAATAAAG ATAATGGCACCTGGACACAGCTGTGGCTCGTCTCAGACTACCATGAGCATGGCTCCCTGTTTGATTATCTTAACCGGTACACGGTGACAATCGAGGGGATGATTAAGCTGGCCTTGTCTGCGGCTAGTGGGTTAGCCCACCTGCACATGGAGATTGTGGGTACCCAAG GGAAGCCTGGAATTGCTCATCGAGACTTAAAATCAAAGAACATCCTGGTGAAGAAAAATGGCATGTGCGCCATTGCAGACCTGGGCCTGGCTGTCCGCCATGATGCGGTCACTGACACCATTGACATTGCCCCAAATCAGAGGGTGGGAACCAAACG ATACATGGCCCCCGAAGTACTCGATGAGACCATTAATATGAAGCACTTTGACTCTTTCAAATGCGCCGATATCTACGCGCTCGGCCTTGTGTATTGGGAGATTGCTCGAAGATGCAATTCTGGAG gaGTCCATGAAGAGTATCAGCTACCATATTATGACTTAGTGCCCTCTGACCCTTCCATTGAGGAAATGCGAAAGGTTGTATGTGACCAGAAGCTACGTCCCAACATCCCCAACTGGTGGCAGAGTTACGAG GCACTGCGGGTGATGGGGAAGATGATGCGAGAGTGCTGGTACGCCAACGGCGCGGCCCGCCTGACTGCCCTGCGCATTAAGAAGACCCTCTCACAGCTCAGCGTGCAGGAAGACGTGAAGATCTaa
- the ACVR1B gene encoding activin receptor type-1B isoform X2, with protein sequence MVSIFNLDGMEHHVRTCIPKVELVPAGKPFYCLSSEDLRNTHCCYTDFCNRIDLRVPSGHLKESEHPSMWGPVELVGIIAGPVFLLFLIIIIVFLVINYHQRVYHNRQRLDMEDPSCEMCLSKDKTLQDLVYDLSTSGSGSGLPLFVQRTVARTIVLQEIIGKGRFGEVWRGRWRGGDVAVKIFSSREERSWFREAEIYQTVMLRHENILGFIAADNKDNGTWTQLWLVSDYHEHGSLFDYLNRYTVTIEGMIKLALSAASGLAHLHMEIVGTQGKPGIAHRDLKSKNILVKKNGMCAIADLGLAVRHDAVTDTIDIAPNQRVGTKRYMAPEVLDETINMKHFDSFKCADIYALGLVYWEIARRCNSGGVHEEYQLPYYDLVPSDPSIEEMRKVVCDQKLRPNIPNWWQSYEALRVMGKMMRECWYANGAARLTALRIKKTLSQLSVQEDVKI encoded by the exons ATGGTTTCCATTTTCAACCTGGATGGGATGGAGCACCACGTGCGCACCTGCATCCCCAAAGTGGAGCTGGTCCCCGCCGGGAAACCCTTCTACTGCCTCAGCTCTGAGGACCTCCGCAACACCCACTGCTGCTATACTGACTTCTGCAACAGGATCGACCTTAGGGTGCCCAGTG GTCACCTCAAGGAGTCTGAGCACCCTTCCATGTGGGGCCCCGTGGAGCTGGTAGGCATTATTGCTGGCCCAGTGTTCCTCCTGtttctcatcatcatcattgttttCCTTGTCATTAACTATCATCAGCGTGTCTATCACAACCGCCAGAGACTGGATATGGAAGATCCCTCGTGTGAGATGTGTCTCTCCAAAGACAAGACGCTCCAGGATCTTGTCTACGATCTCTCCACATCAGGGTCTGGTTCAG GGTTGCCCCTTTTTGTCCAGCGTACAGTGGCCCGAACCATCGTTTTACAGGAGATTATTGGCAAGGGCCGGTTTGGGGAAGTGTGGCGTGGCCGCTGGAGGGGTGGCGATGTCGCGGTGAAGATTTTCTCTTCTCGTGAAGAACGGTCTTGGTTCCGGGAAGCAGAGATCTACCAGACAGTCATGCTGCGCCATGAAAACATCCTTGGATTTATTGCTGCTGACAATAAAG ATAATGGCACCTGGACACAGCTGTGGCTCGTCTCAGACTACCATGAGCATGGCTCCCTGTTTGATTATCTTAACCGGTACACGGTGACAATCGAGGGGATGATTAAGCTGGCCTTGTCTGCGGCTAGTGGGTTAGCCCACCTGCACATGGAGATTGTGGGTACCCAAG GGAAGCCTGGAATTGCTCATCGAGACTTAAAATCAAAGAACATCCTGGTGAAGAAAAATGGCATGTGCGCCATTGCAGACCTGGGCCTGGCTGTCCGCCATGATGCGGTCACTGACACCATTGACATTGCCCCAAATCAGAGGGTGGGAACCAAACG ATACATGGCCCCCGAAGTACTCGATGAGACCATTAATATGAAGCACTTTGACTCTTTCAAATGCGCCGATATCTACGCGCTCGGCCTTGTGTATTGGGAGATTGCTCGAAGATGCAATTCTGGAG gaGTCCATGAAGAGTATCAGCTACCATATTATGACTTAGTGCCCTCTGACCCTTCCATTGAGGAAATGCGAAAGGTTGTATGTGACCAGAAGCTACGTCCCAACATCCCCAACTGGTGGCAGAGTTACGAG GCACTGCGGGTGATGGGGAAGATGATGCGAGAGTGCTGGTACGCCAACGGCGCGGCCCGCCTGACTGCCCTGCGCATTAAGAAGACCCTCTCACAGCTCAGCGTGCAGGAAGACGTGAAGATCTaa